One stretch of Pyxidicoccus xibeiensis DNA includes these proteins:
- a CDS encoding MFS transporter → MRPAGIRRHVLSSFASLASAVPLFRPGTSLPGSSAPLLGAPPVDGPGPGALAPGARAATGQLRRTLGTSVVEGMFAEVFTACAGATVLTAWAIALQLGPFLVGVMTALPFFAQFVQFPAAWLTSTFGHRRVALTSVCLSRLVMLPLAVLPWLGLSFHSQQVLLLAVAGASALLGVVGNNAWVAWMGELVPRSVRGRFFGRRTALTTLAGTLASLTAGLLMDRLRAPAGVGLGLPLLALGACAMGVVTTLLMAAQHDPAPPGTTPRLELKGALIPLKDPLARRVLHYQVAWNAAVGVSAPFFALHSLQNLKMTFVIMALHAAAVAGMRILTAPLWGRVIDKVGAQPVLMACSLGISVIPVLWLLPSAGTLWPLLFDVVLAGALWSGHGLAIFALPLAVAPRKGRPFYLAAFATAGGLAYSAAAAVGGAIAAALPAQFVLGNHVWVNLHVLFVLSSVARLGAGLLAARVPEPGARPVQSVGALVSRLLPRLRPAPALAEARTADTER, encoded by the coding sequence TTGCGCCCCGCCGGAATCCGCCGTCACGTCCTGAGCAGCTTCGCCTCGCTCGCCTCCGCCGTCCCGCTGTTCCGCCCGGGCACGTCCCTGCCCGGCTCCTCCGCGCCGCTGCTGGGCGCGCCGCCGGTGGATGGGCCGGGGCCTGGTGCCCTGGCCCCTGGCGCCAGGGCGGCCACGGGCCAGCTGCGGCGGACGCTGGGCACGTCCGTGGTGGAGGGCATGTTCGCGGAGGTCTTCACGGCATGCGCGGGCGCCACGGTGCTCACGGCGTGGGCCATTGCCCTGCAACTGGGGCCCTTCCTGGTGGGAGTGATGACCGCCCTGCCCTTCTTCGCCCAGTTCGTGCAGTTCCCAGCGGCGTGGCTGACGTCCACCTTCGGGCACAGGCGGGTGGCGCTCACCTCGGTGTGCCTGTCGCGCCTGGTGATGCTCCCCCTGGCGGTGCTGCCCTGGCTGGGGCTGTCCTTCCACTCGCAGCAGGTGCTGCTCCTGGCGGTGGCCGGCGCCTCGGCCCTGCTGGGCGTGGTGGGCAACAACGCGTGGGTGGCGTGGATGGGCGAATTGGTGCCGCGCTCCGTGCGGGGCCGCTTCTTCGGCCGGCGCACCGCGCTCACCACGCTGGCGGGCACACTGGCGTCGCTCACCGCGGGGCTGCTGATGGACCGGCTGCGCGCCCCCGCGGGCGTGGGGCTGGGGTTGCCGCTGCTCGCCCTGGGCGCGTGTGCCATGGGCGTGGTGACGACGCTGCTGATGGCCGCGCAGCATGACCCGGCCCCGCCGGGCACCACGCCGCGCCTGGAGCTGAAGGGCGCGCTGATTCCGCTGAAGGACCCGCTGGCCCGGCGCGTGCTGCACTACCAGGTGGCGTGGAACGCGGCGGTGGGCGTGTCCGCGCCCTTCTTCGCGCTGCACAGCCTGCAGAACCTCAAGATGACCTTCGTCATCATGGCGCTGCACGCCGCGGCGGTGGCGGGGATGCGCATCCTCACCGCGCCGCTGTGGGGCCGCGTCATCGACAAGGTGGGCGCACAGCCGGTGCTGATGGCGTGCTCGCTGGGCATCAGCGTCATCCCCGTGCTGTGGCTGCTGCCGTCCGCGGGCACGCTGTGGCCGCTGCTGTTCGACGTGGTGCTGGCCGGCGCCCTGTGGAGCGGCCATGGCCTGGCCATCTTCGCGCTGCCCCTCGCGGTGGCCCCGCGCAAGGGGCGCCCCTTCTACCTCGCCGCCTTCGCGACGGCGGGCGGCCTGGCCTACTCGGCGGCCGCCGCGGTGGGAGGCGCCATCGCCGCCGCGCTGCCCGCGCAGTTCGTGCTGGGCAACCACGTCTGGGTGAACCTGCACGTGCTGTTCGTGCTGTCGTCGGTGGCGCGGCTGGGCGCGGGGCTGCTGGCCGCGCGCGTCCCCGAGCCCGGCGCCCGCCCGGTGCAGTCCGTGGGCGCCCTGGTGTCCCGGCTGCTGCCCCGCCTGCGCCCGGCACCCGCGCTGGCCGAGGCCCGCACGGCGGACACCGAGCGCTGA
- a CDS encoding polyprenyl synthetase family protein yields the protein MELARELTDFLGAVEQRLGSTLVDGNAGPDVKGDTLMEAARHLCLGSGGKRARPMLVRLFGGAVGVPAERLVDVAVASELIHSASLLHDDVVDAGMFRRGRPTVNARWGNIVAVMSGDLILSTGLHQLSMLDARLTRSALSVVSEMTRAAIAEVEARGDLDLPLNRLRFIAEGKTGSLFGWCGSAAATLAESPEAVERFDGFGRHLGVAFQIADDIRDILGTDVGKPRYADVHSRTPSMPILLAVAKEESLRRKLKDAWAFSTITPERTKEIGAAIEATGAVEASMARMNVEIEAALDKLGRFATEPAGQELVGWARKLSAGIAEQVQGRAA from the coding sequence ATGGAACTGGCTCGGGAGCTGACGGACTTTCTGGGGGCGGTGGAGCAGCGGCTTGGCAGCACCCTGGTGGATGGCAATGCCGGTCCGGACGTGAAGGGCGACACGCTGATGGAGGCGGCCCGTCACCTCTGCCTCGGCAGCGGCGGCAAGCGCGCCCGTCCCATGCTGGTGCGCCTGTTCGGCGGCGCGGTGGGCGTCCCCGCGGAGCGGCTGGTGGACGTGGCGGTGGCGTCCGAGCTCATCCACTCCGCCAGCCTCCTGCACGACGACGTGGTGGACGCGGGCATGTTCCGCCGCGGCCGGCCCACGGTGAACGCGCGCTGGGGCAACATCGTGGCGGTGATGAGCGGCGACCTCATCCTCTCCACCGGCCTGCACCAGCTCTCCATGCTGGATGCGCGGCTGACGCGCAGCGCGCTGTCGGTCGTCTCGGAGATGACGCGCGCCGCTATCGCCGAGGTGGAGGCCCGGGGTGACCTGGACCTGCCGCTCAACCGGCTGCGCTTCATCGCCGAGGGCAAGACGGGCTCGCTGTTCGGCTGGTGCGGCAGCGCCGCCGCCACCCTCGCGGAGAGCCCCGAGGCGGTGGAGCGCTTCGACGGGTTCGGCCGTCACCTGGGCGTGGCCTTCCAGATTGCCGACGACATCCGCGACATCCTCGGCACGGACGTGGGCAAGCCGCGTTACGCGGACGTGCACTCGCGCACGCCGTCCATGCCCATCCTCCTGGCGGTGGCCAAGGAGGAGTCCCTGCGCCGCAAGCTGAAGGACGCGTGGGCCTTCTCCACGATCACGCCCGAGCGCACCAAGGAGATTGGCGCCGCGATTGAGGCCACGGGCGCGGTGGAGGCCTCCATGGCGCGGATGAACGTGGAGATTGAAGCGGCGCTCGACAAGCTGGGCCGCTTCGCGACGGAGCCCGCCGGACAGGAGCTGGTGGGCTGGGCGCGCAAGCTGTCCGCCGGCATCGCCGAGCAGGTCCAGGGGCGCGCTGCATGA
- a CDS encoding GbsR/MarR family transcriptional regulator, whose product MKGYLWTGGPGSPASEVPAVEGRLAPWEAIAVDAVGNVIEFWGFKRNQGRVWALLYLRGEPLTAGEIERELDLSKGGVSMLLRDLERWGVIQRVRLPQDTAWRYAAETDLVRMVTHVIEEREAGFVARIRADLAEARRLAGAMSDIPRERLARLEKMTTLAEHVERALRLFIKTSRLDVSGVLAVFRDEGTPSRREKR is encoded by the coding sequence ATGAAGGGCTACCTGTGGACCGGGGGGCCCGGGAGCCCAGCATCCGAAGTGCCGGCCGTCGAAGGAAGGCTGGCGCCGTGGGAGGCCATCGCGGTGGACGCGGTGGGCAACGTCATCGAGTTCTGGGGCTTCAAGCGCAACCAGGGGCGCGTCTGGGCCCTGCTGTACCTGCGCGGTGAGCCCCTGACCGCTGGAGAAATCGAGCGCGAGCTGGACCTGTCCAAGGGCGGCGTCTCCATGCTGCTCCGGGACCTGGAGCGCTGGGGTGTCATCCAGCGGGTGAGGCTGCCGCAGGACACCGCGTGGCGCTACGCCGCGGAGACGGACCTGGTGCGGATGGTGACGCACGTCATCGAGGAGCGCGAGGCGGGCTTCGTGGCGCGCATCCGCGCGGACCTCGCGGAGGCGCGGCGGCTGGCCGGGGCCATGAGCGACATCCCGCGCGAGCGGCTGGCCCGGCTGGAGAAGATGACCACGCTGGCCGAGCACGTGGAGCGCGCGCTGCGGCTGTTCATCAAGACGTCCCGGCTGGACGTGTCCGGAGTGCTGGCCGTCTTCCGGGACGAAGGCACACCGTCTCGCCGCGAGAAGCGGTAG
- a CDS encoding gamma-glutamylcyclotransferase: MDSHYDQVMKARAGADPSATRLYFAYSTILDRAAFDEWKQQHSYGFFELPEGKLAEAVDVDLVYDFPSRWWGGRVAGLADAPGAKVYGRLFEIRGQDWPIVQHKEGFVTGMCVERPVRVRVDGQELEATAFVTNPRRAAQDGPVSPRFVEALVRGAQSAGLPADYVERLKRGA; the protein is encoded by the coding sequence ATGGACTCGCACTATGACCAGGTGATGAAGGCTCGCGCGGGGGCGGACCCGTCCGCCACTCGCCTGTACTTCGCGTACTCCACCATCCTGGACCGCGCCGCCTTCGACGAGTGGAAGCAGCAGCACAGCTACGGCTTCTTCGAGCTGCCCGAGGGGAAGCTGGCGGAGGCGGTGGACGTGGACCTCGTCTACGACTTCCCCTCGCGCTGGTGGGGTGGCCGGGTGGCGGGGCTGGCGGATGCTCCGGGCGCGAAGGTGTACGGGCGCCTGTTCGAGATTCGCGGCCAGGACTGGCCCATCGTCCAGCACAAGGAAGGCTTCGTCACGGGGATGTGCGTGGAGCGCCCCGTGCGCGTGCGCGTGGACGGCCAGGAGCTGGAGGCCACCGCGTTCGTCACAAACCCACGCCGCGCCGCGCAAGACGGCCCGGTGAGCCCGCGCTTCGTCGAGGCGCTGGTGCGCGGCGCCCAGTCCGCGGGGCTGCCCGCGGACTACGTGGAGCGGCTGAAGCGCGGCGCGTAG
- a CDS encoding serine hydrolase, with amino-acid sequence MLQTFLLLTLAAAPVDSQALRGAVTERIAQVKGATVAVAYQDLGDSRDTLLLNADKLFHAASTMKVPVMVELFRQVDSGGLSMDQRVTLVNRFESIVDGSPYALDAADDEDAGLYEQLGKPVEVRELIQRMITRSSNLATNSVIALVGAKKVNATLRSLGARKMTVLRGVEDGKAYAKGLNNTATARDLATLMAAIEQGKATSETSTAAMRKILLAQELNDLIPAGLPPGTPVAHKTGQITAVLHDAAIVYPPGRAPYVLVVLTSGIPDEKVARALITDLSRSVHAHATRKAPGAPARAPDAGTGSP; translated from the coding sequence ATGCTCCAGACCTTCCTGTTGCTCACGCTCGCGGCTGCTCCCGTGGACTCCCAAGCGCTGCGCGGCGCCGTCACCGAGCGCATTGCCCAGGTGAAGGGGGCCACCGTGGCCGTCGCCTATCAGGACCTCGGCGACAGCCGCGACACCCTCCTCCTGAATGCGGACAAGCTCTTCCATGCCGCCAGCACCATGAAGGTGCCCGTCATGGTCGAGCTCTTCCGGCAGGTGGACTCCGGCGGGCTGTCCATGGACCAGCGGGTGACGCTCGTCAATCGGTTCGAGTCCATCGTGGACGGCTCCCCGTACGCGCTCGACGCCGCCGACGACGAGGATGCCGGCCTCTACGAACAGCTCGGCAAGCCGGTGGAGGTGCGCGAGCTCATCCAGCGGATGATTACGCGCTCGAGCAACCTGGCGACCAACTCGGTCATCGCCCTGGTGGGCGCGAAGAAGGTCAATGCGACGCTGCGCTCACTGGGGGCTCGGAAGATGACGGTCCTCCGGGGCGTGGAGGATGGGAAGGCCTACGCGAAGGGCCTCAACAATACGGCCACGGCAAGAGATCTCGCCACGCTGATGGCGGCCATCGAGCAGGGGAAGGCCACGTCCGAGACCTCCACGGCGGCCATGCGGAAGATCCTCCTCGCGCAGGAGCTGAACGACCTCATCCCCGCGGGACTCCCTCCGGGCACTCCTGTCGCGCACAAGACGGGGCAGATCACCGCCGTCCTGCACGATGCGGCCATCGTCTATCCACCCGGCCGGGCACCCTACGTCCTCGTCGTCCTCACGAGCGGCATCCCGGACGAGAAGGTGGCCCGCGCGCTCATCACCGACCTCTCCCGCAGCGTCCACGCCCATGCGACCCGGAAGGCTCCTGGGGCTCCTGCTCGCGCTCCGGACGCGGGCACCGGCTCACCGTGA
- a CDS encoding MDR family MFS transporter: MRTTHRPLTTVALATSIFMAALEVTVVSTAMPTVVGELGGIQSYAWVFTAYMLSSTITVPIYGKLADLYGRKPILLFGIGLFLVGSIASGLSTTMNMLIAFRTLQGLGAGAMQPVALTIIGDMYTLEERAKVQGAFSAVWGVAGLIGPVTGGLIVKYLSWHWVFFINVPVGIITFALLLAFFHEQVQRKPQQLDFLGAGLLAAWVVALLVGVQGVGQNLWGLPVAAVLLVAFIMVERRAADPVIPMSIFKHPAIAISSVAGALFSAAMFGSTTYVPLYVQAVLGSTPTVAGGMITPMIVGWPIASVFAGRLLLTSGFRPLIVGGLGLTVVGTTLMALLLKPDSPLLVLQLAMALFGIGLGFASTALLIAVQTSVGWELRGVATASNMFFRTIGGVIGVGLMGGVMVSQLLKDPSIPISAANALLGPEHGHGVPPEMLKTLSGALSTGLTINFWLICAFTVAAFVSGLFFPKVSRNLSSPVAAADAAAPH; the protein is encoded by the coding sequence ATGCGAACGACCCATCGTCCCCTGACCACCGTGGCCCTGGCCACGAGCATCTTCATGGCGGCCCTGGAGGTCACCGTCGTCTCCACGGCGATGCCCACCGTGGTCGGCGAGCTGGGCGGCATCCAGAGCTACGCGTGGGTCTTCACCGCGTACATGCTGTCCTCCACCATCACCGTGCCCATCTACGGGAAGCTGGCGGACCTCTACGGGCGCAAGCCCATCCTGCTCTTCGGCATCGGGCTGTTCCTCGTCGGCTCCATTGCCAGCGGCCTGTCCACGACGATGAACATGCTCATCGCCTTCCGGACCCTGCAGGGCCTGGGCGCGGGGGCCATGCAGCCCGTCGCGCTCACCATCATCGGGGACATGTACACGTTGGAGGAGCGCGCGAAGGTCCAGGGCGCGTTCAGCGCCGTCTGGGGCGTGGCGGGACTGATTGGCCCCGTCACCGGTGGCCTCATCGTGAAGTACCTGAGCTGGCACTGGGTCTTCTTCATCAACGTCCCGGTGGGCATCATCACCTTCGCCCTGCTGCTGGCCTTCTTCCATGAGCAGGTGCAACGCAAGCCGCAGCAGCTGGACTTCCTGGGCGCGGGGCTGCTCGCCGCCTGGGTGGTGGCGCTGCTCGTGGGCGTCCAGGGCGTTGGGCAGAACCTGTGGGGGCTGCCGGTGGCGGCCGTGCTGCTCGTCGCGTTCATCATGGTGGAGCGTCGGGCGGCGGACCCCGTCATCCCGATGTCCATCTTCAAGCACCCCGCCATCGCCATCTCCTCCGTGGCGGGCGCCCTCTTCTCGGCGGCGATGTTCGGGTCCACCACCTACGTGCCGCTGTACGTGCAGGCCGTGCTGGGCAGCACGCCCACCGTGGCGGGCGGGATGATCACCCCGATGATCGTCGGCTGGCCCATCGCCAGCGTGTTCGCGGGTCGGCTGCTGCTCACGTCGGGCTTCCGTCCCCTCATCGTCGGGGGCCTGGGGCTGACGGTGGTCGGCACCACGCTGATGGCGCTGCTGCTCAAGCCCGACTCGCCGCTGCTCGTCCTCCAGCTGGCCATGGCCCTGTTCGGCATCGGCCTGGGCTTCGCGTCCACCGCCCTGCTCATCGCGGTGCAGACCAGCGTGGGCTGGGAGCTGCGCGGGGTGGCCACCGCCAGCAACATGTTCTTCCGCACCATCGGCGGCGTCATCGGCGTGGGCCTGATGGGCGGCGTCATGGTGTCGCAACTCCTGAAGGACCCCAGCATCCCCATCTCCGCCGCCAACGCGCTGCTCGGTCCCGAGCACGGCCACGGGGTGCCTCCGGAGATGCTGAAGACGCTGAGCGGCGCGCTCAGCACCGGGTTGACCATCAACTTCTGGCTCATCTGCGCCTTCACCGTGGCCGCGTTCGTGTCCGGCCTGTTCTTTCCCAAGGTCTCCCGGAACCTGTCGTCGCCCGTCGCCGCCGCCGACGCGGCGGCCCCGCACTGA
- a CDS encoding (2Fe-2S)-binding protein, with protein MPAFQFILNGQPVMVESSADLPLLWALRDLLGVTGPKYGCGVGVCGACTSHLEGEAFRPCIHPVSEVAGTNVTTIEGLGGEGLHPVQQAWIAEDVAQCGFCQPGQIMAAVALLRKNPDPTDADIDAAMSDNVCRCGTYVRIRAAIRRAARALRGE; from the coding sequence ATGCCGGCCTTCCAGTTCATCCTCAACGGCCAGCCCGTCATGGTGGAGTCCTCCGCGGACCTGCCCCTGCTCTGGGCGCTGCGCGACCTGCTCGGGGTGACGGGGCCCAAGTATGGCTGCGGCGTCGGCGTGTGCGGCGCCTGCACCAGCCACCTGGAGGGCGAGGCCTTCCGCCCCTGCATCCACCCCGTCAGCGAGGTGGCGGGCACGAACGTGACCACCATCGAGGGCCTGGGCGGCGAGGGGCTCCATCCCGTGCAGCAGGCGTGGATCGCCGAGGACGTCGCGCAGTGCGGGTTCTGCCAGCCCGGGCAAATCATGGCGGCGGTGGCACTCCTGCGGAAGAACCCGGACCCGACCGATGCGGACATCGACGCGGCCATGAGCGACAACGTCTGCCGGTGCGGCACGTACGTCCGGATCCGCGCCGCCATCCGACGCGCGGCCCGCGCTCTCCGGGGAGAGTGA
- a CDS encoding xanthine dehydrogenase family protein molybdopterin-binding subunit, with amino-acid sequence MADMPKPDTAVEVVVDRRRFLTWVVASPALVVAARLGLDIPRADAAEPSAAPDGTALSLYIAIQANGHVTATLPRTETGQGITTGVAMLVAEELDIEPGSVEVRTADADPRWVIQLTGLSSTMRFLAGPLRAAAATARARLVTAAANRWWLPAHTLTTANGEVVAPDGRRAGYGELAEDAARVLLLLVSAQPKAPSEYTVVGRPRVRLDARDIVTGAARFSLDLDIPGAVPVVVARPPTLRGTVQSFDASTASSIPGVLGVARLPTGVAVAAQTFAQAFAARDALRISWAPGPASHLSDADIRTRLRDAIGARPLPPLFTARTLEGRFDFPYLAHAPMETQSCVATVVGDRAELWLGAQDPKFAQREVAAALGWALFPQRVTVHTTRAGGGFGRRFFPEAAVEAALASRALGRPVKLMWTRNDDMRHGRYRPASHHRLLAYLGANGSILGWNHRAAIPTVEFPHGFGDALTALLGTALPEVTNRVFFELSQHVPYRFGLVTQELREVSLPIPTASFRSVFTSQVGVANEVFIDQLARALGRDPVELRRSQLTSSRLKAVLERVVREGAWGRPLPSGVAQGVAVLEEWDSAIAHLVEVDVTGEVPRVLRVVIAADVGLPINPKSVEAQLQGAAIDAFSTTLSAGIHIDQGAVREGSFADYRWLRMKHSPAEIQVHLVRSDDRVGGVGELGYPSAAAALSNAIARASGTMPTRFPLLDAGA; translated from the coding sequence ATGGCGGACATGCCGAAACCCGATACGGCGGTCGAAGTGGTCGTCGACCGTCGCCGGTTCCTCACCTGGGTGGTGGCCTCGCCGGCGCTGGTGGTCGCCGCGCGCCTGGGGCTCGACATCCCTCGCGCCGACGCGGCGGAGCCCTCGGCGGCTCCTGACGGGACGGCGCTCAGCCTCTACATCGCCATCCAGGCCAATGGTCACGTCACCGCCACCCTGCCCCGGACCGAGACGGGCCAGGGCATCACCACGGGCGTGGCCATGCTCGTGGCCGAGGAACTCGACATCGAGCCGGGCTCGGTGGAGGTGCGCACCGCCGACGCGGACCCGCGCTGGGTCATCCAGCTCACCGGCCTGTCGTCGACGATGCGCTTCCTCGCGGGCCCCCTCCGCGCCGCCGCCGCGACGGCCCGCGCGCGGCTGGTCACCGCCGCGGCGAATCGCTGGTGGTTGCCAGCCCACACGCTCACCACCGCCAATGGCGAGGTGGTGGCTCCGGATGGCCGCCGCGCGGGCTACGGCGAGCTGGCCGAGGACGCCGCCCGCGTGCTGCTGCTCCTCGTCTCCGCCCAGCCGAAGGCGCCGAGCGAATACACGGTGGTCGGGCGCCCCAGGGTGCGCCTCGATGCCCGTGACATCGTCACCGGCGCGGCGCGCTTCTCGCTCGACCTGGACATCCCCGGTGCCGTCCCCGTGGTCGTGGCCCGTCCGCCCACGCTGCGCGGGACGGTACAGAGCTTCGACGCCTCGACGGCCTCTTCCATACCTGGCGTCCTTGGCGTGGCGCGCCTGCCCACGGGCGTGGCGGTGGCGGCACAGACCTTCGCCCAGGCCTTCGCGGCTCGGGATGCCCTTCGCATCTCGTGGGCTCCGGGCCCGGCCAGCCACCTCTCTGATGCGGACATCCGCACACGCCTGCGCGACGCGATTGGCGCGCGGCCCCTGCCTCCCCTGTTCACCGCGCGGACCCTCGAAGGGCGCTTCGACTTCCCCTACCTCGCCCACGCGCCGATGGAGACGCAGAGCTGCGTGGCCACCGTCGTGGGGGACCGCGCCGAGCTCTGGCTGGGCGCGCAGGATCCGAAGTTCGCCCAGCGAGAGGTCGCGGCCGCGCTGGGCTGGGCGCTCTTCCCACAGCGCGTCACCGTGCACACCACCCGGGCGGGTGGCGGCTTCGGACGGCGGTTCTTCCCGGAGGCCGCTGTCGAGGCGGCGCTCGCCTCGCGGGCGCTCGGCAGGCCCGTGAAGCTGATGTGGACGCGCAACGACGACATGCGCCACGGCCGCTACCGTCCGGCCAGTCACCACCGCCTCCTCGCGTACCTCGGCGCGAATGGCTCCATCCTCGGGTGGAACCACCGGGCCGCCATCCCCACCGTGGAGTTCCCCCACGGGTTCGGCGATGCCCTCACCGCCCTGCTCGGAACCGCCCTGCCCGAGGTCACCAACCGCGTCTTCTTCGAGCTGTCCCAGCACGTGCCCTACCGCTTCGGGCTGGTGACGCAGGAGCTGCGCGAGGTCTCACTGCCCATTCCCACTGCGTCGTTCCGCTCGGTGTTCACCAGCCAGGTGGGCGTCGCGAACGAGGTCTTCATCGACCAGCTCGCACGGGCGCTGGGGAGAGACCCCGTCGAGCTGCGGCGCTCCCAGCTCACGTCGAGCCGTCTCAAGGCCGTCCTGGAGCGGGTGGTGCGCGAAGGCGCCTGGGGCCGGCCGCTGCCTTCCGGCGTCGCCCAGGGAGTCGCCGTCCTCGAGGAGTGGGACAGCGCCATTGCCCACCTCGTCGAGGTCGACGTCACGGGAGAGGTGCCCCGGGTGCTGCGCGTGGTCATCGCCGCCGATGTCGGCCTGCCCATCAACCCGAAGAGCGTCGAGGCCCAGCTCCAGGGCGCGGCCATCGACGCGTTCTCCACCACGCTGAGCGCGGGCATCCACATCGACCAGGGCGCCGTGCGAGAGGGCAGCTTCGCCGACTACCGGTGGCTCCGGATGAAGCACTCCCCCGCGGAGATACAGGTCCACCTGGTCCGGTCGGATGACCGCGTCGGCGGAGTCGGCGAGCTCGGCTACCCCAGCGCTGCCGCCGCCCTGTCCAATGCCATCGCACGGGCGAGCGGCACGATGCCCACCCGCTTTCCGCTGCTCGACGCAGGAGCCTGA
- a CDS encoding DODA-type extradiol aromatic ring-opening family dioxygenase: MRDERKDGVTRRAAVVGGLVGAASLAAVVASTSREQPSSEPDERQKTPGGERLPVVFMPHGGGPWPFVDLGFDDKPGFAALTEYLQSVRNLPKTPPKALLVISAHWEESVPTVMTSPRPPMLYDYYGFPPASYQLQWPAPGNPQLAARVRELLGAAGFQTAADSQRGYDHGTFVPLKLTYPEADVPTVQLSLIQGLDPEQHLAMGRALAPLRDEGVFIIGSGMSYHDLRGFFGPNARRVSETFDVWLRETATLEAKDRDARLAEWDRAPSGRQSHPREEHLLPLMVIAGAAGADRGTIPYNGMFMGTRLSAVHFG, from the coding sequence ATGCGCGACGAGCGGAAAGACGGAGTCACGCGGCGCGCCGCGGTGGTGGGCGGCCTGGTGGGTGCCGCGAGCCTCGCGGCGGTGGTGGCAAGCACCAGCCGTGAGCAGCCATCCTCCGAGCCGGATGAGCGCCAGAAGACGCCCGGCGGCGAGCGCCTGCCCGTCGTCTTCATGCCGCATGGCGGAGGCCCCTGGCCGTTCGTCGACCTGGGCTTCGACGACAAGCCGGGCTTCGCCGCGCTGACCGAGTACCTCCAGTCCGTGCGCAACCTCCCGAAGACACCGCCCAAGGCGCTGCTGGTCATCTCCGCGCACTGGGAGGAGTCGGTGCCGACGGTGATGACGAGCCCTCGTCCGCCCATGCTCTACGACTACTACGGCTTCCCGCCCGCGTCGTACCAGCTCCAGTGGCCGGCGCCGGGAAACCCGCAGCTGGCCGCCCGGGTGCGGGAGCTGCTCGGCGCCGCGGGCTTCCAGACGGCCGCCGACTCCCAGCGAGGCTATGACCATGGCACCTTCGTGCCGCTCAAGCTCACGTACCCGGAGGCGGACGTCCCCACGGTGCAGCTGTCCCTCATCCAGGGATTGGATCCGGAGCAGCACCTGGCGATGGGCCGCGCGCTCGCGCCGCTGCGCGACGAGGGCGTGTTCATCATCGGCAGCGGGATGTCGTACCACGACCTCCGTGGCTTCTTCGGACCGAATGCCCGGCGCGTCTCCGAGACGTTCGACGTCTGGCTGCGAGAGACAGCCACGCTCGAGGCGAAGGACCGGGACGCGCGGCTGGCGGAGTGGGACAGGGCACCCTCGGGCCGGCAGTCCCACCCTCGTGAGGAGCACCTGCTTCCCCTGATGGTCATCGCGGGCGCGGCCGGAGCGGACCGGGGCACCATCCCCTACAACGGCATGTTCATGGGGACGCGGCTGTCGGCGGTTCACTTCGGCTGA